A DNA window from Mastomys coucha isolate ucsf_1 unplaced genomic scaffold, UCSF_Mcou_1 pScaffold21, whole genome shotgun sequence contains the following coding sequences:
- the LOC116100535 gene encoding 60S ribosomal protein L17-like has protein sequence MVCYSFDPENPTKSCKSRGSNLCVHFKNTRETALAIKGMHICEATKYQKDVTLKKQCVPFRRYNGGVSRCAQAKQWGWTQGQWSKKSAEFLLHMLKNAESNAELKGLDVDSLVIEHIQVNKAPKMHRRTYRAHGRLNPYMSSPCHIEMILTEKEQIVPKPEEEVAQKKKISQKKLKKQKLMAWE, from the exons aTGGTTTGCTACTCCTTCGACCCggaaaaccccacaaaatcatg caaaTCAAGAGGTTCAAACCTCTGTGTTCACTTTAAGAACACCCGGGAAACTGCCCTGGCCATCAAGGGCATGCATATCTGCGAAGCCACCAAGTATCAGAAGGATGTCACTTTGAAGAAGCAATGTGTGCCATTCCGGCGGTATAATGGTGGAGTCAGTAGGTGCGCCCAGGCCAAACAGTGGGGCTGGACACAGGGACAGTGGTCAAAAAAGAGTGCTGAGTTTTTGCTGCACATGcttaaaaatgcagagagtaaTGCCGAACTTAAGGGTTTAGACGTAGATTCTCTAGTCATTGAACACATCCAGGTGAACAAGGCACCTAAGATGCACCGACGAACCTACAGAGCTCATGGCCGGCTCAACCCATACATGAGCTCCCCCTGCCACATTGAGATGATCCTCACTGAGAAGGAGCAGAttgttccaaagccagaagaggaggtggcacagaagaaaaagatatcccagaagaaactgaagaaacaaaaactcatggcatgggaataa